From Flavobacterium sp. 102, a single genomic window includes:
- a CDS encoding DUF4197 domain-containing protein: MTKTILALLISYSLLSCAELQQVANQFPELNQTGQLDIAGGLKEALNNGISKQVSKLTAMDGFYKNEAVKILMPEELQKVDKALRKIGLSSLADDGIKMLNRAAEDAVKESTPIFVDAVKQMSFTDAKNILMGNESSATTYLQTTTTTPLYAKFNPVIKNSFAKVGADKVWNNIISKYNSIPLVKKVNPDLTDYTTNKALEGVYKMIAVEEKNIRTNLNSRTSTLLQKVFALQDKK, translated from the coding sequence ATGACTAAAACAATCCTTGCTCTTTTAATCTCGTATAGCTTGCTAAGCTGCGCAGAACTACAACAAGTAGCCAATCAATTTCCTGAACTAAATCAAACCGGTCAGCTTGACATTGCCGGCGGACTAAAAGAAGCGCTCAACAATGGAATATCTAAACAAGTATCCAAATTAACCGCAATGGATGGTTTTTATAAAAATGAAGCTGTAAAAATCCTAATGCCGGAAGAATTACAAAAAGTGGATAAAGCTTTGAGAAAAATTGGTTTAAGTTCATTAGCCGATGACGGAATAAAAATGCTGAATCGCGCTGCTGAAGATGCGGTGAAAGAGTCGACTCCAATCTTTGTAGATGCTGTAAAGCAAATGAGTTTTACCGACGCTAAAAACATTTTGATGGGTAATGAAAGTTCGGCAACGACTTATCTACAAACTACAACCACTACGCCATTGTATGCCAAATTTAATCCGGTGATTAAAAACTCCTTTGCCAAAGTGGGTGCCGATAAAGTTTGGAATAATATTATTTCCAAATACAATTCGATTCCATTGGTAAAAAAAGTAAATCCAGACTTAACAGATTACACTACAAATAAAGCTTTGGAAGGTGTTTATAAAATGATTGCTGTAGAAGAAAAAAACATCAGAACCAATTTGAATTCGAGAACTTCAACCTTATTGCAAAAAGTTTTTGCTTTGCAAGATAAGAAGTAA